The following coding sequences are from one Enterococcus sp. 4G2_DIV0659 window:
- a CDS encoding ABC transporter ATP-binding protein, whose protein sequence is MIQLNNVEKYYEIGDEKLWVLRKVNLNIQKGEFTAIIGPSGSGKSSLMNTISFLDGDFLGDYLFNNDNVYQYSDKYLSKIRNETVGFIFQSFNLIENNTVYENVELPLLYAGFSHKESKEKIMNILRLVGIPDKADKFPKQLSGGQQQRVAIARALINNPSFIVADEPTGALDTHTSEEILNLFKKLNEEQGVTILMVTHDPEAAAYCSRIIEVRDGKILDQKVGS, encoded by the coding sequence ATGATCCAATTAAATAATGTGGAAAAGTATTATGAAATAGGTGATGAAAAACTATGGGTATTAAGAAAGGTAAATCTAAACATTCAGAAAGGTGAGTTCACAGCAATTATTGGCCCATCAGGCTCTGGCAAATCATCATTAATGAATACAATTAGTTTTTTAGATGGAGATTTTTTAGGAGATTATCTGTTTAATAACGACAATGTCTATCAATACTCTGATAAATATTTATCTAAGATTAGAAATGAAACAGTGGGCTTTATCTTTCAATCATTTAATTTGATTGAAAACAATACCGTTTATGAGAATGTTGAACTTCCTCTCCTTTATGCAGGTTTTTCCCACAAAGAATCTAAAGAAAAGATTATGAATATATTGAGACTTGTGGGCATACCAGATAAAGCAGATAAGTTTCCTAAACAGCTTTCGGGGGGACAACAACAGCGAGTAGCTATCGCACGCGCATTGATAAATAATCCTAGTTTTATTGTAGCTGATGAGCCTACAGGAGCATTGGATACGCATACTTCGGAAGAGATTTTGAATTTATTTAAAAAGCTGAATGAGGAGCAAGGCGTAACGATTCTTATGGTAACCCATGATCCAGAAGCTGCGGCCTATTGTAGTCGGATTATAGAAGTTAGGGATGGGAAAATTTTAGATCAAAAGGTGGGGAGCTAA
- a CDS encoding ABC transporter permease, whose protein sequence is MKFLMIWETALKSVKKNARRSLLTMLGLVIGTAAVITIVSVGRGYEKFQTEKMLPNSDGNTIQTTVSFNPKDESVENSNIRFFSLSDIEKIKSIAGVIKVEYEKEDVEKIFRTQNVTLKEYSKSTKMRLASSTGREVKYGRTLNKNDVVNRNKVVILSSVVATQIDTNSESLVGQSLKIGMETLEIVGVYEGSYSESSVMEIPASTYRYYWKDSSPKNLTITLSNKYSSTLIGQKAVELMNSEGEVKKLGEYSNASSAGMVDSLSSMFQSLTLLISFVGAISLFISGVGVMNMIYTSVSERTKEIGVRRAMGATEKAIQIQFLLEGLTLTLLGGLFGYIIGLFLAKLISMLMSFTFVPDIFTAILAVIISVFIGVIFSYFPSKSATEKDIVQLVK, encoded by the coding sequence ATGAAGTTTTTGATGATTTGGGAAACAGCATTAAAATCTGTAAAAAAGAATGCTCGGCGAAGCTTATTAACGATGTTAGGACTTGTGATTGGAACAGCAGCAGTGATTACTATTGTCAGTGTAGGACGTGGTTACGAAAAATTTCAAACAGAAAAAATGTTACCAAATAGTGACGGAAATACCATCCAAACAACGGTCAGTTTTAACCCAAAGGATGAAAGTGTTGAAAATAGTAATATTCGTTTTTTTAGTCTTAGTGACATTGAAAAAATTAAAAGCATCGCTGGAGTTATTAAAGTAGAATATGAAAAAGAGGACGTAGAAAAAATATTTAGAACGCAAAATGTTACGTTAAAAGAATATTCAAAATCAACAAAAATGAGATTAGCTTCCTCTACTGGGAGAGAAGTTAAATATGGTCGAACTTTAAATAAAAATGATGTAGTCAATCGTAATAAAGTAGTCATTCTATCATCAGTCGTAGCTACTCAAATTGATACAAATAGTGAGTCACTTGTGGGGCAATCTTTAAAAATAGGCATGGAAACATTGGAGATTGTGGGTGTTTATGAAGGGAGTTATTCAGAAAGTAGTGTTATGGAAATTCCAGCGAGCACTTACCGCTATTATTGGAAAGACAGTTCTCCTAAAAATTTAACGATTACTTTATCTAATAAATATTCGAGTACACTTATTGGACAAAAAGCAGTTGAGCTTATGAATAGTGAGGGAGAGGTGAAAAAGCTGGGAGAATATTCAAATGCAAGTAGTGCTGGAATGGTTGATTCTTTAAGCTCTATGTTTCAAAGTTTAACATTATTGATTTCATTTGTAGGTGCAATATCACTATTTATTTCAGGAGTAGGAGTAATGAATATGATCTATACTTCAGTGTCTGAAAGAACAAAAGAAATTGGTGTTAGACGTGCAATGGGTGCAACAGAGAAGGCGATTCAGATACAGTTTTTACTAGAAGGTCTCACGCTAACTTTATTAGGTGGACTATTTGGTTATATTATTGGCCTTTTCCTAGCTAAATTAATTAGTATGCTTATGAGTTTCACGTTTGTTCCGGATATATTTACAGCCATTTTAGCTGTAATTATTTCTGTATTTATAGGTGTGATTTTTAGTTATTTTCCATCAAAATCTGCTACTGAGAAGGATATAGTGCAACTAGTCAAATAA
- the glmU gene encoding bifunctional UDP-N-acetylglucosamine diphosphorylase/glucosamine-1-phosphate N-acetyltransferase GlmU — MKQLENRYVIILAAGKGTRMKSKLYKVLHPVAGKPMVEHIMDQVEKTNPSEVVTIVGHGAEAIKSHLGERSQYALQEEQLGTGHAVLQAQDHLADKQGTTLVITGDTPLLTAETLTNLFAYHQGKNASATILTAHADDPTGYGRIIRDHVGIVEKIVEQKDASEQEARVQEINTGTFCFDNEALFKALSKIDTNNAQGEYYLTDIIEILKKEGKTVAAYQMADFEEAMGINDRVALAEANKIMHQRLNKMHMMNGVSFVDPDTTYIDEGVVIGSDTVIEAGVHLKGKTVIGEDCFIGAHSEIIDSVIEDKVKITQSVIKESIVRKQADIGPFAHIRPNADIGARVHVGNFVEVKNATIDEETKVGHLTYVGDADLGKDINIGCGVVFVNYDGKNKYRTTVGDHAFIGSSSSLIAPVNVAANTVIAAGSTITDDVEEFDLAIARARQENKAGYAKKMPYFEK, encoded by the coding sequence GTGAAGCAATTGGAAAACAGATATGTCATCATCCTCGCAGCTGGTAAGGGAACTCGTATGAAATCAAAACTTTATAAAGTGTTGCATCCTGTCGCAGGAAAACCAATGGTGGAACACATTATGGATCAAGTAGAAAAAACAAATCCAAGTGAAGTTGTAACAATCGTTGGTCACGGTGCTGAAGCGATTAAAAGTCATTTAGGGGAGCGTAGTCAATATGCCTTACAAGAAGAGCAATTAGGAACAGGGCATGCTGTTTTACAGGCTCAAGATCATTTAGCGGATAAACAAGGGACGACACTTGTTATTACAGGAGATACACCGCTTTTAACGGCTGAAACGTTGACAAATCTTTTTGCCTACCACCAAGGAAAAAACGCAAGTGCTACGATTTTAACGGCACATGCAGATGATCCAACAGGATATGGTCGAATTATCCGCGATCATGTTGGGATTGTTGAAAAAATTGTGGAACAAAAAGATGCTTCGGAACAAGAGGCGCGTGTACAAGAAATCAATACAGGAACATTTTGTTTTGATAATGAAGCCCTATTCAAGGCATTATCTAAAATCGATACAAATAACGCACAAGGCGAGTATTATTTAACAGACATTATTGAAATTCTTAAAAAAGAAGGAAAAACAGTCGCTGCTTACCAAATGGCTGACTTTGAAGAAGCGATGGGGATTAATGACCGTGTGGCATTAGCCGAAGCAAATAAAATCATGCATCAGCGTTTGAATAAAATGCATATGATGAACGGTGTATCTTTTGTTGATCCTGACACGACATATATTGATGAAGGTGTTGTGATTGGCTCTGACACAGTTATTGAAGCAGGCGTTCATTTAAAAGGGAAAACAGTGATTGGTGAGGATTGTTTTATTGGTGCTCATTCTGAAATTATTGATAGTGTTATTGAAGATAAGGTAAAAATTACTCAATCAGTCATCAAGGAAAGCATTGTCCGCAAACAGGCTGATATTGGTCCATTTGCTCATATTCGTCCAAATGCGGATATTGGTGCTCGAGTTCACGTTGGGAATTTTGTGGAAGTGAAAAATGCGACGATTGATGAAGAAACAAAAGTTGGTCACTTAACATATGTAGGGGATGCAGATTTAGGTAAGGATATCAATATTGGTTGTGGTGTCGTATTTGTGAATTATGATGGGAAGAATAAATATCGAACAACCGTAGGAGATCATGCCTTTATTGGGTCATCATCAAGCTTGATTGCTCCTGTAAATGTTGCTGCGAATACAGTGATTGCAGCAGGCTCAACCATTACAGATGATGTGGAAGAATTTGATTTAGCGATTGCTCGGGCAAGACAAGAGAATAAAGCAGGCTATGCGAAGAAAATGCCTTATTTTGAAAAATAA
- a CDS encoding thioredoxin family protein, whose translation MNRKQWLITGIVILMIFSAFAMYKKIISADKTYSFEELSGKEAMDRIKKKENMILLYSSKDCKACRVFSPILENVAKDFNVKIYLLDADKQSTEKIATAYNLYVTPTILSFKQGSVDRYENARGEQEVRDIVKKWSE comes from the coding sequence ATGAATCGAAAACAGTGGCTTATTACAGGGATAGTAATTTTAATGATTTTTTCTGCATTTGCTATGTATAAAAAAATAATATCAGCGGATAAAACATATAGCTTTGAAGAACTATCAGGAAAAGAAGCAATGGATCGAATTAAAAAAAAGGAAAATATGATCTTGCTTTATAGTTCTAAAGATTGCAAAGCTTGTCGCGTGTTTTCTCCTATTTTAGAGAATGTTGCAAAGGATTTTAATGTAAAGATATACTTATTAGATGCAGATAAACAATCAACAGAAAAAATCGCGACAGCTTATAACTTATATGTGACTCCAACAATATTGAGTTTTAAACAAGGCAGTGTGGATAGATACGAAAATGCACGAGGAGAACAAGAAGTGAGGGATATCGTAAAAAAATGGAGTGAGTAG
- a CDS encoding LytR/AlgR family response regulator transcription factor — MINIHICDDKEIELKQIKKALSYAKSVIDSEIEFHNVTTKPSEILAYIPTPTVKDVYFLDIDLELPNLNGLSLAVQIRERNPSAFICFVTTHAEMSYLTFKYKVMAFDFILKDSYENMLNSFVECLRALVKQVESLEESREEVIELDSYHEKKRIKVDSIIAFETVGNHKIRMYGDTQVLNLSRSLASLKKELPDNFLDFHRSYLINSDKIASYDKVAGRITMSNGLDVYVPTRKKKSVFSMLEK; from the coding sequence ATGATTAATATTCATATTTGTGACGATAAAGAAATTGAATTAAAACAAATTAAGAAGGCATTGTCGTATGCTAAATCGGTAATAGATTCAGAGATAGAGTTTCACAATGTAACAACTAAGCCTTCAGAAATTTTGGCATATATTCCCACTCCAACGGTTAAGGATGTTTATTTTTTAGATATCGATTTGGAATTACCTAACTTGAACGGGTTGTCTCTAGCCGTTCAAATTAGAGAGAGAAATCCCAGCGCTTTTATTTGTTTTGTTACAACACATGCTGAAATGAGCTATTTGACTTTTAAATATAAGGTAATGGCATTTGATTTTATTTTAAAAGATAGTTATGAGAACATGTTGAATAGTTTTGTTGAGTGCCTCAGAGCTTTAGTGAAACAAGTAGAGTCATTAGAAGAGTCTAGGGAAGAAGTAATCGAATTAGACTCTTACCATGAAAAGAAGAGAATTAAGGTAGATAGTATCATTGCTTTTGAAACTGTAGGAAATCATAAAATAAGAATGTATGGGGATACGCAAGTATTGAATTTGTCAAGAAGTTTAGCAAGTTTGAAAAAAGAGTTACCTGATAATTTCTTGGATTTTCATAGAAGTTATCTAATTAACTCAGACAAAATCGCTAGTTACGATAAAGTAGCAGGAAGAATCACTATGTCTAATGGTTTAGATGTATATGTTCCTACTAGAAAAAAGAAAAGTGTATTTTCGATGTTAGAAAAATGA
- a CDS encoding biotin/lipoyl-binding protein, giving the protein MKKKVAIILVGIVIVLMLIVFFVVKNKKNKNVVQWTTYTIRKPEDLILSGKVVSKAEQRVQYNSLLGEITKVNVVNGAQVKAGDVLLTYSSQSNQNSLKEKQALQAQYTTNITNLENDLFLANEKLTKAKNENNDTDKQNAETEINSLETSLTTYRDQLTDINAQISTLENTSETVVTANFDGKAKVDETAKSDNSKPVIVLYSNDLLIDTSVTEYDVEKLKSDQEVTVASTNQSRQVSGKINFVGTIPVSEDTVVSNYKVQATLNEPIPLGYSVQVKVPQNEVNVPAKVVLDDKDQKYVFKYVKGKASKTKVKAEVMDGYTRITEGLQIGDKVIENPKGVKDNMDVNVK; this is encoded by the coding sequence ATGAAAAAGAAAGTAGCTATAATTTTAGTAGGAATAGTCATAGTGTTAATGCTAATAGTATTTTTTGTAGTAAAAAATAAAAAAAATAAAAACGTAGTACAATGGACAACGTATACAATAAGGAAGCCGGAAGATTTGATTCTTTCTGGAAAAGTTGTTTCAAAAGCAGAACAAAGAGTTCAATATAATTCTTTGTTAGGAGAAATTACAAAAGTGAATGTAGTAAATGGAGCGCAAGTAAAAGCAGGAGATGTCTTACTTACATATTCTAGCCAAAGTAATCAAAACTCTTTGAAAGAAAAACAGGCATTGCAAGCTCAATACACAACGAATATTACAAACTTAGAAAATGATTTATTTCTGGCCAATGAAAAACTAACGAAAGCAAAAAATGAAAATAATGATACCGATAAACAAAACGCTGAAACAGAAATAAATTCGCTGGAAACAAGCTTGACAACATATAGAGATCAACTCACAGATATCAATGCACAAATATCAACTTTAGAAAATACATCTGAAACGGTTGTTACTGCAAATTTCGATGGAAAAGCAAAAGTAGATGAAACAGCTAAAAGTGATAATAGTAAACCTGTGATAGTACTATATAGTAATGATCTTTTAATAGATACTTCGGTTACAGAGTATGATGTCGAAAAACTTAAATCTGACCAAGAAGTAACAGTGGCAAGTACGAACCAATCAAGACAAGTTTCTGGCAAAATCAATTTTGTCGGTACAATCCCAGTATCAGAGGATACTGTAGTCTCTAATTACAAAGTACAAGCTACATTGAATGAACCTATACCATTAGGATATTCTGTTCAAGTGAAAGTACCGCAAAATGAAGTCAATGTTCCAGCGAAGGTAGTACTTGATGATAAAGATCAAAAATATGTTTTTAAATACGTAAAAGGAAAAGCGAGCAAAACAAAAGTTAAAGCAGAGGTAATGGATGGTTATACACGAATTACCGAGGGGTTGCAAATAGGAGACAAGGTTATCGAAAACCCTAAAGGAGTGAAAGACAATATGGATGTGAATGTAAAATGA
- a CDS encoding ATP-binding cassette domain-containing protein: MKRYAHVMQNESSDCGIAVVQTILQQLDLKSMNLAERMQQVFDQKKSQKSIQGLTLQDIQDIFKQYGIIADSYEVADFEELTFQKFPSIIMIENEGMPHYCVIHHMDSDNVTISDPSKGNVETKKIMDIKKRFMGFAICISDVTEVEQKLAHFSYPGLIVKETIKDIPFLKRGIAILLLIISLTIPIVITYITEFILGNYLDMVDHLFLVYISIFFICMSSLYFVMMKFNTKFKIELNNKIEEKILTLYFNNKLRDIEARKNMSNLTAYFWNIIIAVKGLLEKFYLYINLLFTALLIIILAKYSLFLSILLLTWVLIFSIVVMPYVAKVRRGYKLFIASSNAFSGSFEESIRTTLDISVFNKEEDVKENFKKRMNDYFESTLYVSEREIETTALMEIARILMLLSFFCLYCYLYMSGELELLSALGSGIYVLYIATSGLNTVFSSYLQYIKSKDAIEYIESRNDFKETVNKEICEIDSSSIEHMQIEDLSFSYAEKIIIEKKSFEFQAGQIYGIVGSNGSGKTTLIKIISGMLKNQTGTFYINKELVYQNLNETNINEYISVYSTEMDVYQQTIGNNALFNLFVNEEQMISNQHETIRFKEDIGLELEENYLVTASGTNLSQGQKQKLLLLRTLNRKADIYIFDEPTGNLDEESENKFMEILSVIAKDENKIIILVTHNAKVIENCDYIYTLD; this comes from the coding sequence ATGAAAAGGTACGCGCATGTAATGCAAAATGAATCCAGTGATTGCGGAATAGCCGTTGTACAAACTATATTACAACAATTAGATTTAAAAAGTATGAATCTAGCTGAAAGAATGCAGCAAGTTTTTGATCAAAAAAAATCGCAAAAGTCTATCCAAGGGTTGACACTACAAGATATTCAAGACATTTTTAAACAATATGGAATAATAGCTGATTCGTATGAAGTAGCTGATTTTGAAGAGCTAACTTTCCAGAAATTTCCATCTATTATTATGATAGAGAACGAGGGGATGCCTCATTATTGTGTCATTCATCATATGGATAGTGATAATGTTACTATATCTGACCCATCAAAAGGAAATGTCGAAACAAAAAAAATCATGGATATAAAAAAAAGATTTATGGGTTTTGCAATTTGTATTAGTGACGTGACAGAAGTTGAACAGAAGTTAGCTCATTTTAGTTACCCAGGATTAATTGTTAAAGAAACAATCAAAGATATTCCATTTTTAAAAAGAGGTATTGCTATTTTATTATTAATTATCAGTTTGACTATTCCAATTGTTATTACTTATATTACAGAGTTTATTTTAGGGAACTATTTGGACATGGTTGATCACTTATTTTTAGTGTATATAAGTATATTTTTTATTTGCATGAGTAGTTTATACTTTGTGATGATGAAATTTAATACAAAGTTTAAAATTGAATTAAATAATAAAATTGAAGAAAAAATTTTAACGTTATATTTTAATAACAAATTACGAGATATTGAAGCCAGAAAAAATATGAGCAATCTAACTGCTTATTTTTGGAATATCATTATTGCTGTCAAAGGATTGCTTGAAAAATTTTATCTGTATATTAATCTTCTTTTTACAGCCCTTTTAATCATTATTTTGGCAAAATATAGTTTATTTTTATCAATATTGTTATTAACATGGGTACTGATTTTCAGTATAGTTGTAATGCCTTATGTAGCTAAAGTCAGACGAGGATATAAGTTGTTTATTGCTTCTTCAAATGCATTTTCAGGTAGTTTTGAAGAATCTATTCGTACAACTCTAGATATTAGTGTATTTAATAAGGAAGAAGATGTGAAAGAAAATTTTAAAAAGCGTATGAATGATTACTTTGAGAGTACGTTATATGTTAGCGAACGAGAAATAGAAACGACAGCGTTAATGGAGATTGCTAGAATATTAATGTTGCTAAGTTTCTTTTGCTTGTATTGCTATTTATATATGAGTGGAGAGCTAGAGTTACTTAGTGCATTAGGAAGTGGTATATATGTCTTGTATATTGCAACGAGTGGCTTGAATACAGTATTTTCTAGTTACCTTCAATATATAAAAAGTAAAGATGCAATTGAGTATATTGAAAGCAGAAATGATTTTAAGGAAACTGTAAACAAAGAAATATGTGAAATTGACAGTTCGAGCATCGAACATATGCAAATTGAAGACTTGTCATTTTCTTACGCAGAAAAGATAATCATAGAGAAAAAATCTTTTGAATTTCAGGCAGGTCAAATATACGGCATTGTAGGTTCTAATGGTTCAGGCAAAACAACGCTAATAAAAATAATTAGCGGTATGTTGAAAAATCAAACAGGTACATTTTACATTAATAAAGAATTAGTATATCAAAACTTAAATGAAACCAATATTAATGAGTATATTTCTGTGTATAGTACAGAAATGGATGTTTATCAACAAACCATTGGGAACAATGCTTTGTTCAATCTTTTTGTGAATGAGGAGCAAATGATTTCTAACCAACATGAAACTATTCGTTTTAAAGAGGATATCGGATTAGAGTTAGAAGAAAATTATCTTGTAACTGCTTCAGGTACAAATCTTTCGCAAGGGCAGAAACAGAAATTACTTTTATTAAGAACTTTAAATAGAAAGGCAGATATTTATATATTTGATGAACCTACTGGAAACTTAGATGAAGAATCAGAAAATAAATTTATGGAAATTCTATCAGTTATAGCAAAAGACGAAAATAAAATAATCATTTTAGTAACACACAATGCAAAAGTTATAGAAAACTGTGATTATATATATACATTGGATTAG
- a CDS encoding IS256 family transposase has protein sequence MARQKRDPKTVELAKTILESYNPENVDDMQDALKDIFGPLFEQMLQGEMTHHLGYDIHSKQEKETNNRRNGFGSKKVKTSFGEVPIDVPRDREATFEPELIKKRERDVSAIESKVLSMYARGMSQRDIAHTIDDIYGFSISHEMISTITDSVLPELEEWQNRPLAKCYAFVFVDCMYVTLRENYEVKEYAVYTILGYDLKGKKDILGLWLNETESKNRWMQIFDELKSRGVQDIFFMSMDGVSGLEDGAKSIFPKVIVQRCIVHLVRNALRYVPYKDYKEFSREMKKFYGAPSLKACQSAFDAFQKRWSHYSGAVEVWKRNFSHVEQLYDYGSAVRKIMYTTNAVESIHSSFRKVTKKGAFPNETALLKLLYLRATELEKKWTAGFIPNWPMVLNQLMANEQFSERINTYSLYIS, from the coding sequence ATGGCGAGACAGAAAAGAGATCCTAAAACTGTTGAATTAGCGAAAACCATTCTAGAAAGCTACAATCCTGAAAATGTCGATGACATGCAAGACGCTCTAAAAGATATTTTTGGTCCCTTATTTGAACAAATGCTTCAAGGCGAAATGACCCATCATTTAGGCTACGATATTCATTCAAAACAGGAGAAAGAAACGAACAATCGAAGAAATGGATTTGGCTCTAAGAAAGTAAAAACAAGCTTTGGAGAAGTCCCTATTGATGTACCTAGAGACAGAGAAGCCACGTTTGAACCAGAACTTATTAAGAAACGTGAACGGGATGTTTCAGCTATCGAATCAAAGGTTTTGTCCATGTATGCCAGAGGCATGTCTCAAAGAGATATCGCTCATACCATTGATGATATTTATGGGTTCTCCATTTCTCACGAAATGATTTCTACAATCACCGATTCTGTTCTTCCAGAACTGGAGGAATGGCAAAATCGCCCTTTGGCGAAGTGTTATGCCTTTGTTTTTGTGGATTGTATGTATGTGACGTTAAGAGAAAATTATGAAGTCAAAGAATACGCTGTGTATACAATTCTTGGCTATGATTTAAAAGGGAAAAAAGATATTTTAGGGTTGTGGTTGAATGAAACCGAGAGTAAAAACCGCTGGATGCAGATTTTTGATGAATTGAAATCTCGCGGTGTACAGGACATTTTCTTTATGTCTATGGATGGTGTTTCTGGGCTTGAAGATGGCGCAAAATCTATTTTTCCAAAGGTGATCGTTCAACGCTGTATCGTCCATTTAGTGCGTAATGCGCTTCGGTATGTTCCTTATAAAGACTACAAGGAATTTTCTCGGGAAATGAAAAAGTTTTATGGTGCTCCTTCATTAAAAGCTTGTCAAAGTGCTTTTGATGCTTTTCAAAAACGTTGGTCTCACTACTCTGGTGCAGTAGAGGTTTGGAAACGGAATTTTTCTCATGTGGAACAACTTTATGATTATGGTAGCGCAGTGCGTAAAATTATGTACACAACAAATGCCGTTGAAAGTATTCATTCCAGCTTTAGAAAAGTAACTAAAAAAGGCGCATTTCCAAATGAAACCGCTCTTTTAAAACTTCTTTATCTACGAGCAACAGAATTGGAAAAGAAATGGACAGCTGGATTTATTCCCAATTGGCCGATGGTCTTAAATCAATTAATGGCGAATGAACAGTTTTCTGAGCGCATCAACACTTATAGCTTATATATTTCTTAG
- a CDS encoding thioredoxin family protein produces MYLMLIGLCATIFYIYLLKKQVEVKVNELNIEKEQYPEIYNALNSVTFSSFGKKIKDGESLVVYIGRPSCSDCTTFEPELIKMINEKKLNDRVLYLNVSELKKDKGLWAKYVENYELPYTPTLAAFREGKVENQVSWTPEKGSDLKAFENFLDAL; encoded by the coding sequence ATATATTTAATGTTAATTGGCTTGTGTGCAACGATTTTTTATATCTACTTGTTAAAAAAACAAGTAGAGGTCAAGGTAAATGAGTTAAACATTGAAAAAGAGCAATATCCAGAAATTTATAATGCGTTAAATTCTGTGACTTTTTCATCGTTTGGAAAGAAAATAAAAGACGGTGAAAGTTTAGTTGTTTATATTGGACGACCATCTTGTAGTGACTGTACAACATTCGAACCTGAATTAATAAAAATGATTAATGAAAAAAAATTGAATGATAGGGTGTTATACTTAAACGTTAGCGAGTTGAAAAAAGATAAAGGGCTCTGGGCAAAGTATGTGGAAAATTATGAATTACCCTATACGCCTACATTAGCAGCTTTTAGAGAAGGCAAAGTAGAGAATCAGGTAAGTTGGACCCCGGAAAAAGGTTCAGATCTAAAAGCATTCGAGAATTTTTTAGATGCTCTATAA
- a CDS encoding FusB/FusC family EF-G-binding protein yields the protein MNTKIQPYQFNFIRKQANILLQAHLSVNDKHTVKTLEAIVLEKINEQFGTDKDALQPLLDGFLEAATSKPRLEQYLEGLKEAVIPFDPPSKQQLTKLFKKTKKLKIPEWETMDLRDYTFYSWNDSGKQQKFIVAVIDGQFVGVHGTISPTTQKGICSVCHETSDVSMFLSKVKESGDGMYTKRGNYICYDSEKCNHNIERREELETFVQNVKFMK from the coding sequence ATGAATACAAAAATACAACCATATCAGTTTAATTTTATTCGAAAACAAGCCAATATTTTGCTACAAGCTCATTTATCTGTAAATGATAAACATACAGTTAAAACGCTAGAAGCAATCGTTCTTGAGAAAATCAATGAGCAGTTTGGTACAGATAAAGATGCGTTACAACCGTTATTAGATGGATTTTTAGAAGCTGCTACTTCTAAGCCTAGACTGGAACAATATTTGGAAGGATTAAAAGAAGCGGTTATTCCGTTTGATCCGCCTTCAAAACAACAACTGACAAAGCTCTTTAAAAAGACCAAGAAATTGAAAATCCCAGAGTGGGAAACAATGGACTTGCGAGATTATACTTTTTACAGCTGGAATGATAGCGGCAAGCAACAAAAATTTATTGTTGCAGTTATCGACGGGCAATTTGTCGGCGTTCACGGAACCATTTCTCCTACCACTCAAAAAGGTATATGTTCCGTTTGTCACGAGACATCAGATGTTTCAATGTTCCTGTCTAAGGTGAAGGAATCTGGAGATGGTATGTATACGAAGCGCGGAAACTATATCTGTTATGATAGTGAGAAATGTAATCACAATATTGAACGTAGAGAAGAGTTAGAAACGTTCGTCCAAAATGTGAAATTTATGAAGTAA